A single genomic interval of candidate division WOR-3 bacterium harbors:
- a CDS encoding M23 family metallopeptidase: protein MEPLQVLVALKRRNRFLNLFVPAYAIYLGIAGVVALFVLGSLLGSLAVSRLTDSGRVGRLSRENANLKAQVAAYAAAMDTFRQFMTRAEQVDNKLRASISLPLIPSDIRLMGIGGNQPPSPEPRVDAMLRRVRFEQQSLSEIEAALKEQESRLKNVPSIWPVQGWIGSGYGYRRDPFTGRREMHAGLDIVAPTGSPVAATAAGRVVYAGWKSGWGRCVELEHGAGIRTFYAHCRTLKVSGGENVLRGDVIATVGNSGRSTGTHLHYAVLKNGNWVNPDNYVLTQLSAN from the coding sequence GTGGAACCGCTCCAGGTACTGGTTGCACTGAAGCGCCGCAACAGGTTTCTGAACCTGTTCGTTCCCGCATACGCCATCTACCTTGGCATCGCCGGGGTGGTGGCGCTCTTCGTCCTGGGGTCATTGCTCGGGTCTTTGGCGGTCTCGCGTTTGACCGACAGCGGCCGCGTCGGCCGGCTTTCTCGGGAGAACGCGAACCTCAAGGCCCAGGTGGCGGCCTATGCTGCGGCGATGGATACTTTCCGTCAGTTCATGACCCGGGCCGAGCAGGTGGACAACAAGCTGCGGGCGTCCATCAGCCTGCCACTCATCCCGAGCGACATCCGGCTGATGGGTATCGGCGGCAACCAGCCACCCAGCCCGGAGCCGCGGGTCGACGCGATGCTCAGGAGGGTCCGGTTCGAGCAGCAGTCCCTGAGTGAAATCGAGGCCGCGCTCAAGGAACAGGAGTCGCGGCTCAAGAACGTACCTTCCATCTGGCCGGTGCAAGGCTGGATCGGCTCGGGCTACGGCTATCGCCGCGACCCGTTCACCGGCCGCCGCGAGATGCATGCGGGTCTCGACATCGTCGCGCCCACGGGCTCTCCTGTTGCGGCTACTGCCGCGGGTCGAGTTGTCTACGCTGGCTGGAAGAGCGGCTGGGGCCGGTGCGTCGAGCTGGAACACGGCGCCGGCATCAGGACGTTCTACGCGCACTGCCGGACGCTCAAAGTCAGCGGCGGCGAGAACGTGCTGCGCGGTGACGTGATTGCTACGGTGGGCAATTCCGGAAGGTCGACCGGAACCCACCTGCACTACGCCGTGCTCAAAAACGGCAACTGGGTGAACCCGGACAACTACGTACTCACCCAACTGAGCGCCAACTAG